In Cryptomeria japonica chromosome 10, Sugi_1.0, whole genome shotgun sequence, a genomic segment contains:
- the LOC131036032 gene encoding uncharacterized protein LOC131036032: MAPKVVLKKSGVALKTAARVANKEMEKKLAKAVKMPMAAQKSGASGEQKKVVPTVAEAKAKNRKRKIIGEQKKVNPTRVEVEVETKAKNRKRKNSRESYKCYVFKVLKQVHADVGISSKAMAIMDSFINDFFDNLVNEAWKLAKHAKMNTITSREIEAAAKLLIPGELSEHAAWEGNKAVAKFLA, encoded by the coding sequence ATGGCTCCCAAAGTAGTGCTGAAAAAGTCTGGGGTGGCGCTGAAGACGGCAGCCAGAGTAGCAAATAAGGAGATGGAAAAAAAGCTGGCCAAAGCTGTGAAAATGCCAATGGCGGCACAGAAATCTGGAGCCTCAGGAGAGCAAAAGAAGGTGGTCCCAACTGTGGCGGAAGCGAAGGCCAAGAATAGGAAAAGGAAGATTATTGGAGAGCAAAAGAAGGTGAACCCAACAAGGGTGGAAGTAGAGGTGGAAACGAAGGccaagaataggaagaggaagaaTAGTAGAGAGTCATACAAATGTTATGTCTTCAAGGTGTTGAAGCAAGTCCATGCTGATGTGGGGATTTCCAGCAAGGCCATGGCCATCATGGACAGCTTCATCAATGACTTCTTTGATAACTTGGTGAATGAAGCTTGGAAACTGGccaagcatgccaaaatgaacACGATCACATCCAGAGAGATTGAGGCCGCTGCAAAGCTTCTCATTCCCGGAGAACTGTCTGAGCATGCCGCGTGGGAGGGTAACAAAGCCGTCGCCAAATTCCTAGCCTAG